The following proteins are co-located in the Candidatus Methanogranum gryphiswaldense genome:
- a CDS encoding CDC48 family AAA ATPase translates to MANYLELKVAMAKSQTEAGYGRARMDTKSRGTLKIDLGDAIEIVGKKTAVAKVFKSDLEDEGLGIIRIDGLTRTSAGVSVDENVKVRKIIPQHAIKLVIAPNIPEGKTIRFEAGIENIFRNGLMNRPLMKGIDILVPNIALMGNRSTFTVVATIPDGPVIVGIDTEVEVIKEPLKEKTETYLGQTTYDDIGGLDDELKRIREMIELPLKHPEIFDRMGISAPKGVLLYGPSGTGKTLIAEAVANESGASFYNIRGPEIMGRYYGQSEERLREIFKEAQENAPSIIFLDEIDSIAPSRDEVSGEVERRVVAQLLTLMDGMGGRGNVIVIGATNREDSLDSALRRPGRFDREIEIGVPNRKGRRSILDVHTRDMPLAEDVNLDILAGMTQGFVGADLAALARESAMKCLSGYLPHLDLDKPIPQATLKEIKVRMNDFKDALNEVEPSGMREVFVEIPKISWADIGGLESIRKEIEEAFIPTEEKKSFERLGIEPGKAILLYGPPGTGKTMIAKAVANESGANFISVSGPEIASKWMGESELAIRKIFKKAKQMAPSIIFFDEIDSIAPKRGSGDSHAWERVVAQLLTAMDGIEGLNRVMIMAATNRPDMIDPALLRPGRMDRMILVGKPDMDARINILKVHTRRMPLHDVDLFEIAKETDGYVGADLAALCREAGMLAYYENNNAEYVRPEHFKTAINNIRPSVDETTFANYENIGKEIRKRKSGWNDIPFYG, encoded by the coding sequence ATGGCAAATTACCTTGAACTCAAAGTCGCGATGGCAAAATCCCAGACAGAGGCAGGGTACGGTAGAGCAAGAATGGACACTAAATCCCGCGGTACCTTGAAAATTGACCTCGGAGATGCCATAGAGATCGTAGGTAAAAAAACGGCTGTAGCCAAGGTTTTCAAAAGTGATCTTGAAGATGAGGGCCTCGGCATCATACGCATAGATGGTCTCACAAGGACCAGCGCAGGCGTAAGTGTCGATGAGAATGTAAAGGTCCGTAAGATCATTCCCCAGCACGCGATTAAATTAGTGATAGCACCAAATATCCCGGAAGGAAAGACAATAAGATTCGAAGCAGGGATCGAGAATATATTCAGAAATGGCCTTATGAACCGCCCATTGATGAAAGGCATAGACATACTCGTTCCCAACATCGCTCTCATGGGCAACCGCTCCACATTCACCGTGGTCGCCACGATTCCCGATGGCCCTGTGATCGTTGGTATCGACACTGAGGTCGAAGTCATAAAGGAACCCTTGAAAGAAAAAACCGAGACATATCTCGGACAGACCACTTATGATGACATCGGTGGTTTGGATGATGAACTTAAACGGATAAGGGAAATGATAGAACTTCCGCTTAAACATCCAGAAATATTTGACCGCATGGGTATATCTGCACCAAAAGGCGTCCTTCTGTATGGGCCCTCTGGAACTGGAAAGACACTGATCGCAGAAGCTGTGGCCAATGAATCAGGTGCTTCGTTTTACAACATTCGCGGACCGGAGATAATGGGTCGCTATTATGGACAGAGCGAAGAACGCCTCAGAGAGATATTCAAAGAAGCTCAAGAAAATGCCCCTAGCATAATTTTCCTAGATGAGATCGATTCCATTGCACCCAGCCGTGATGAGGTGTCTGGAGAGGTGGAGAGACGTGTGGTTGCACAATTGCTCACACTCATGGATGGCATGGGTGGGAGAGGCAACGTCATCGTGATAGGAGCCACCAACCGGGAGGATTCTCTCGATTCCGCCCTCAGAAGACCTGGAAGATTCGATCGTGAGATCGAGATCGGTGTGCCCAACAGAAAAGGTCGCAGGTCGATATTGGATGTGCATACAAGAGACATGCCCCTTGCAGAAGATGTCAACTTGGATATTTTGGCAGGAATGACCCAAGGATTCGTCGGAGCAGACCTTGCAGCATTGGCCAGAGAATCCGCGATGAAATGTCTTAGCGGATATCTCCCGCACTTGGACCTTGACAAACCTATACCACAAGCGACCTTGAAAGAGATCAAGGTCAGAATGAATGACTTTAAAGACGCTCTCAATGAGGTCGAGCCATCTGGAATGAGAGAAGTTTTCGTGGAGATACCGAAGATCTCGTGGGCAGATATCGGAGGCCTGGAAAGTATCAGAAAAGAGATCGAGGAAGCATTCATACCCACGGAAGAGAAGAAATCCTTTGAAAGACTGGGAATAGAACCAGGTAAAGCAATACTGCTGTACGGGCCGCCTGGTACCGGGAAGACCATGATCGCCAAGGCTGTGGCCAACGAATCTGGTGCGAATTTCATCTCGGTCAGTGGCCCGGAGATCGCTAGTAAATGGATGGGCGAAAGCGAACTTGCCATCAGAAAAATATTCAAAAAAGCAAAACAGATGGCCCCGAGCATTATCTTCTTCGATGAGATCGACTCGATAGCCCCTAAACGGGGCAGTGGAGATTCCCATGCTTGGGAAAGGGTTGTAGCACAACTTCTTACGGCCATGGACGGCATCGAAGGACTTAACCGTGTTATGATCATGGCAGCGACAAATAGGCCCGATATGATCGATCCGGCACTACTCAGACCTGGAAGGATGGATAGGATGATACTGGTTGGAAAACCCGATATGGATGCCAGAATAAACATACTCAAGGTGCATACAAGAAGAATGCCTCTCCACGATGTGGATCTTTTTGAGATCGCTAAAGAAACGGACGGATATGTGGGTGCAGATCTGGCTGCCCTCTGTAGAGAAGCGGGGATGCTAGCATATTATGAAAATAACAATGCAGAATATGTAAGACCTGAACACTTCAAAACTGCCATAAATAATATCAGGCCATCTGTTGACGAAACGACATTCGCAAACTATGAGAACATAGGTAAAGAGATCAGAAAACGTAAAAGCGGATGGAATGACATTCCATTCTATGGGTGA
- a CDS encoding PRC-barrel domain-containing protein, translated as MTDKFFTRELIGRPVETVGGRKVGLLSDIVINCDNGMIKYILIKPEGTVLNTTQKVDDKGRLVISTEKVRVEPEKIVIN; from the coding sequence ATGACAGACAAATTCTTCACAAGAGAACTGATTGGAAGACCTGTAGAGACTGTTGGTGGCCGTAAGGTCGGACTTCTCTCGGATATAGTGATAAACTGTGACAACGGGATGATAAAATACATTCTGATAAAACCAGAAGGTACAGTTCTCAACACGACACAAAAAGTGGATGATAAGGGACGTCTGGTAATATCAACGGAGAAGGTCAGGGTCGAACCGGAGAAGATAGTCATCAACTGA
- a CDS encoding tRNA uridine(34) 5-carboxymethylaminomethyl modification radical SAM/GNAT enzyme Elp3 encodes MVSEFNSRMIEAVKEGTISDRDELQRFKLKLCQKMGLLNVPPNSDILADVSPEDRKLLEPFLVKKPMRTSSGVAVVAVMTSPFPCPHGKCAYCPGGVDNGSPQSYTGKEPAARRAERNAFDPYEQVKDRIQQLTAIGHKTDKIDLIIMGGTFTSRDSEYQEWFVRRCYDAMNGIESDTVEAAQGLNATADHRCIGLTVETRPDVFGDKQIEMSMRLGTTRVELGVQILDDDILTAMDRGHGIDAVIRSTKACKDHGLKVCYHIMPGLPGSDPEKDLECFERIFSDPDFRPDMLKFYPTLVIEGTKLYDMWKNGEYIPMDVETAVELLSKMKSCVPEYVRIQRIQRDIPVPQISAGILKSNIRQLVQEHMLATGRACRCIRCREVGHTSAVLDDISSIKEKVTEYEASGGIERFIALEYDDSLIGYARLRTDGSNTATIRELKIFGKIAAIGAVGEDWQHRGFGKELVAEAERFAKEDGKTQIRITSGVGVRGYYVSLGYRLEAPYMVKDLS; translated from the coding sequence ATGGTATCGGAGTTCAATTCTCGTATGATAGAGGCAGTCAAAGAAGGTACGATATCCGACCGCGATGAGCTTCAAAGATTCAAATTGAAATTGTGTCAGAAGATGGGACTTCTAAACGTGCCTCCCAATTCAGACATACTTGCCGATGTGTCACCGGAAGACCGTAAGCTTTTGGAGCCATTTCTTGTAAAGAAGCCAATGAGGACCAGCAGCGGTGTCGCTGTGGTCGCCGTGATGACATCACCTTTTCCATGTCCTCATGGAAAGTGTGCTTATTGTCCAGGGGGTGTTGACAACGGTTCGCCTCAGTCGTATACGGGAAAAGAGCCTGCTGCTAGACGTGCCGAGAGGAATGCTTTCGATCCATACGAGCAGGTAAAAGATAGGATACAGCAGTTAACAGCTATCGGACACAAAACGGACAAGATAGATCTGATAATAATGGGTGGCACGTTCACGTCCAGGGATAGCGAATATCAAGAGTGGTTTGTACGAAGATGTTACGATGCTATGAACGGTATAGAGTCAGATACAGTGGAAGCGGCGCAAGGTCTCAATGCGACTGCAGATCACAGATGTATCGGTCTGACGGTAGAGACGCGTCCAGATGTCTTCGGTGACAAACAGATCGAAATGTCCATGAGGCTAGGCACAACGAGAGTTGAATTAGGTGTGCAGATACTGGATGACGATATTCTGACGGCCATGGATCGCGGTCATGGCATTGATGCCGTTATTCGTTCGACCAAGGCGTGTAAAGATCACGGTCTGAAGGTTTGTTATCACATCATGCCGGGACTTCCCGGTTCAGATCCGGAAAAGGATCTTGAGTGTTTTGAACGCATATTCAGTGATCCTGATTTTAGACCAGATATGTTGAAATTCTATCCAACATTGGTCATAGAAGGTACGAAACTGTATGATATGTGGAAGAATGGCGAATACATTCCAATGGATGTCGAAACAGCAGTTGAACTTCTTTCTAAGATGAAGTCGTGTGTTCCGGAATATGTTCGTATTCAGAGGATCCAGAGAGATATTCCTGTGCCTCAGATCTCTGCGGGAATATTAAAATCCAATATAAGGCAACTCGTCCAAGAACACATGTTGGCAACAGGCAGGGCGTGTCGTTGTATAAGATGTCGCGAAGTAGGCCACACAAGCGCCGTTTTGGATGATATTTCATCCATCAAAGAGAAGGTAACGGAGTACGAGGCAAGCGGAGGTATTGAGCGTTTCATAGCATTGGAATACGATGATTCTTTGATAGGCTATGCTCGTCTTAGAACTGACGGGTCGAATACGGCCACCATACGTGAGCTGAAGATATTCGGAAAGATCGCTGCGATCGGGGCTGTTGGAGAAGATTGGCAGCACAGGGGATTTGGAAAGGAGCTTGTTGCTGAGGCAGAGAGATTTGCCAAAGAAGATGGAAAGACCCAAATAAGGATAACGAGTGGCGTAGGCGTAAGAGGATACTATGTTTCTTTGGGATACAGGTTAGAGGCTCCATATATGGTCAAGGACCTCAGTTGA
- a CDS encoding helix-turn-helix domain-containing protein — protein sequence MFELQVVSNTPMSAVSDINVVAETFLMQIGYIPKGYDPKTSATNVRDSVPYCLFMNYFMANMGKAWAVEELASLLNTTKPTIYRHINKLKSMDLLESVDVEFDGAVRKGYRIRYGDLVKAWSFTEANVNMAMDNYKKTVEHFQHLAKAQKE from the coding sequence CTGTTCGAATTACAGGTCGTGAGCAATACCCCAATGAGCGCCGTATCGGACATTAACGTTGTCGCTGAGACGTTCCTTATGCAGATCGGGTATATCCCGAAGGGGTATGATCCAAAGACATCGGCCACCAATGTAAGGGACAGTGTGCCATACTGTCTTTTCATGAATTATTTCATGGCCAATATGGGTAAGGCGTGGGCTGTCGAGGAATTGGCTTCGCTTTTGAATACGACCAAACCTACCATTTATCGTCATATAAACAAATTGAAGTCCATGGATCTTTTGGAGAGTGTCGATGTTGAGTTCGATGGTGCAGTTAGAAAAGGATATCGTATCAGATACGGAGACCTTGTAAAAGCGTGGAGTTTCACAGAGGCAAATGTAAACATGGCCATGGATAATTACAAGAAGACAGTTGAGCATTTCCAGCATCTTGCTAAAGCACAGAAGGAATGA
- a CDS encoding helix-turn-helix domain-containing protein, which yields MTVEDLISSMLREEGGFQKAFKSILDDELDMSLSEFCHISGISQSTMYKILEEKREPNLRTVRQIIKVLRLLYKKDDQRFLAVIASSRFMEGMPKAMEIQGKRFVVREYAISTVEDAIIAAVRAERDGAIAIVCAPIIAPTVEKIISIPVSPVMPYNSVIQALEAVKDLL from the coding sequence ATGACGGTAGAGGATCTTATTTCCAGCATGCTAAGGGAAGAAGGCGGTTTCCAGAAGGCATTCAAGAGTATTTTGGATGATGAACTGGATATGTCGTTAAGTGAGTTCTGTCACATATCGGGGATATCCCAGAGTACGATGTATAAGATATTGGAAGAGAAACGTGAACCTAATCTTAGGACAGTGAGACAGATAATAAAGGTCCTAAGGCTACTCTATAAGAAGGACGACCAGAGATTTTTGGCAGTTATTGCATCTTCGAGATTTATGGAGGGTATGCCTAAGGCAATGGAAATACAGGGCAAGAGGTTCGTCGTTCGCGAATATGCCATAAGTACGGTGGAGGATGCGATAATTGCAGCCGTACGTGCAGAGCGTGATGGTGCCATCGCAATAGTCTGTGCACCAATCATTGCCCCCACAGTTGAAAAGATAATCTCCATACCAGTATCTCCAGTGATGCCTTATAACAGCGTTATACAAGCGTTGGAAGCAGTGAAAGACCTTTTGTGA
- a CDS encoding FAD-dependent oxidoreductase, with translation MDAEVLVIGMGPAGLQAAISAARKKANTIIVGKETGSALVGAHIENYFGLSGTVKGEALLLNGLEQAKAVGTRVIRQNAISAMSLENGFTVVLESGEEVSAKAVILATGIARRKLGIPGEKEFLGKGVSYCAVCDCNFFKGASVMVVGSESEAAISAELMTKYASKVYWAVKDLDVDPSLIAKVKAAGVKIVDSMPLEILGSDKVSSVRMDNGTDIIVSGVFIELGGRSSVDLAMDLGIMPEIDDTVKVAANCMTGVEGVFACGDIVGKPWQVAKAVGQGAVAGLSAADYVKGKK, from the coding sequence ATGGATGCAGAAGTATTAGTCATAGGAATGGGCCCTGCAGGCCTTCAGGCCGCAATAAGTGCCGCTAGAAAGAAGGCCAATACGATCATTGTAGGTAAGGAGACAGGTAGTGCACTTGTAGGTGCGCATATCGAGAATTATTTTGGGCTATCCGGAACGGTAAAGGGAGAGGCCCTTCTACTCAATGGTTTGGAACAGGCTAAGGCTGTGGGTACCAGGGTCATAAGGCAGAATGCTATTTCTGCGATGTCTTTGGAGAATGGATTCACGGTGGTCCTGGAATCCGGTGAAGAGGTATCGGCCAAGGCCGTGATACTTGCGACAGGAATAGCTAGAAGGAAACTGGGCATCCCTGGCGAAAAGGAATTTCTCGGTAAAGGTGTAAGTTATTGTGCGGTATGCGATTGTAATTTTTTCAAAGGGGCTTCCGTAATGGTGGTGGGTAGTGAGTCCGAGGCGGCTATATCTGCCGAATTGATGACCAAATACGCATCCAAGGTTTATTGGGCTGTCAAAGATCTCGATGTGGATCCATCTCTTATTGCCAAGGTTAAGGCCGCAGGAGTGAAGATCGTTGATTCCATGCCTTTGGAGATACTCGGTTCGGATAAGGTTTCGTCTGTCAGAATGGATAATGGCACAGATATTATTGTAAGCGGTGTCTTTATTGAACTGGGTGGAAGATCATCGGTCGATCTGGCAATGGACCTAGGAATAATGCCAGAGATCGATGACACGGTGAAGGTGGCAGCCAATTGCATGACCGGAGTAGAAGGGGTCTTCGCTTGTGGTGATATTGTTGGCAAACCTTGGCAGGTGGCCAAGGCCGTAGGGCAGGGTGCCGTCGCTGGGCTTTCTGCTGCAGATTATGTGAAGGGAAAGAAATGA
- the trxA gene encoding thioredoxin, with protein sequence MVTELTSQNFDKFVGENKIVVVDCWAPWCGPCRRMGPVIEEVAKELEGKVGVAKLNTDENSAIAAKFSINAIPTLLIFKDKVHVDSLVGLRPKEDIVAYLNSL encoded by the coding sequence ATGGTCACGGAATTAACAAGTCAGAACTTTGACAAGTTCGTCGGAGAAAACAAGATTGTGGTCGTCGACTGCTGGGCACCCTGGTGCGGACCATGCAGGAGAATGGGGCCAGTCATCGAGGAAGTGGCAAAGGAGCTTGAAGGAAAGGTTGGGGTTGCGAAACTCAACACAGATGAGAACAGCGCAATAGCAGCTAAATTCTCCATCAATGCGATACCTACACTCCTAATATTCAAGGACAAGGTCCACGTGGATTCCCTCGTTGGCCTCAGGCCGAAAGAAGATATCGTTGCATACCTCAATTCTCTCTGA
- a CDS encoding PRC-barrel domain-containing protein, translating into MLETLDNLKGLEVYSPNGIFIGVVDEIILDVSGMRVESLFINDVNPLLADENVSIAIPFRWIMSIGDVILLNAFPENRIHVSITR; encoded by the coding sequence ATGCTAGAAACCTTAGACAACCTCAAAGGACTGGAAGTATACTCCCCTAATGGAATTTTCATTGGGGTCGTAGACGAGATAATCTTGGATGTATCAGGCATGCGCGTGGAAAGTCTCTTCATAAATGACGTCAACCCTTTATTGGCTGATGAGAACGTATCCATTGCAATACCGTTCAGGTGGATAATGAGTATCGGAGACGTTATTTTATTGAACGCCTTCCCTGAAAACAGAATTCACGTCAGTATCACAAGGTAA
- a CDS encoding HDIG domain-containing protein — protein MVVHCCTVRAVAEEMSSRIRPVNLPLVISGALLHDMGRAVDHSIMHASVGAKMAEDMGLPKELVDIIRKHTGAGLDDRDVAELALPPGDYMPRTIEEKIVAHADNMVSDNRVVNHRYSVEKLRNKGAERGAERIELLHWELSRLYGMDLDVILDIIGEYPKLKGITL, from the coding sequence GTGGTCGTCCATTGTTGTACGGTCAGGGCGGTCGCAGAAGAGATGTCTTCTCGCATAAGGCCTGTAAATTTACCACTGGTGATATCTGGTGCTTTGCTTCATGATATGGGTAGGGCGGTAGATCATTCGATAATGCATGCGTCCGTTGGTGCAAAGATGGCGGAAGACATGGGATTGCCGAAAGAATTGGTCGATATAATCAGGAAGCATACAGGTGCGGGTCTGGACGATAGGGATGTTGCTGAGTTGGCGCTTCCTCCAGGAGACTACATGCCCAGAACGATCGAGGAAAAGATAGTAGCTCACGCTGATAACATGGTGAGTGACAATAGGGTGGTAAATCATAGGTATTCGGTGGAGAAGCTCAGAAATAAAGGGGCCGAGCGCGGCGCCGAGCGCATCGAACTGCTTCATTGGGAATTGTCAAGATTGTACGGTATGGATCTTGATGTCATTCTGGATATCATTGGCGAATATCCAAAATTGAAAGGAATTACCTTGTGA
- a CDS encoding tRNA (cytidine(56)-2'-O)-methyltransferase, with product MSDIWIMRIGHRPERDKRVTTHVALSSRALGAKGIYVDTEDPKLEENIRSVVERFGGDYVIKTGVTWKQASQDFTGKIVHLTMYGQRVDEVMPKIPRDEDIMIIVGAEKVPFEVYERADFNVSVGNQPHSEIAALAIFLDRFTEGKALYSDRGGQMTVVPNERGKIIVTKPSD from the coding sequence ATGTCAGATATCTGGATAATGCGCATCGGACACCGTCCTGAGAGAGATAAGCGTGTCACTACACATGTGGCATTGTCATCAAGGGCTTTGGGAGCTAAAGGCATCTATGTGGACACGGAAGATCCAAAACTAGAAGAGAACATCAGAAGTGTTGTCGAAAGATTTGGTGGGGATTACGTTATAAAGACAGGTGTGACCTGGAAGCAAGCCAGTCAGGATTTTACGGGTAAAATAGTCCATCTTACTATGTACGGCCAAAGGGTCGATGAGGTCATGCCGAAGATTCCGCGCGACGAAGATATAATGATAATTGTTGGTGCTGAGAAGGTCCCGTTCGAGGTTTACGAACGTGCTGATTTTAATGTTTCTGTTGGTAATCAACCGCATTCAGAAATTGCCGCTTTGGCGATATTTTTGGATCGTTTTACCGAAGGCAAGGCGCTTTATTCGGATCGTGGCGGTCAAATGACTGTAGTACCGAACGAGAGGGGGAAGATCATTGTCACCAAACCTTCCGACTGA
- a CDS encoding ArsR family transcriptional regulator, producing MNRIKVINEPSELVPMLRSVDTPVKRDVLKEVTLEWKTADEIEKKFGPEGRDAIVFFEKMKLVETRWLSTNGNYPEKSYHTYYTSFNINAQWPVYEISDVLAAAMMDEVEYAAIEGKILEQVGKEGRFSGDVAEALGLSSTMLKSLVRRSVKMDYRGHRIELIREE from the coding sequence ATGAATAGGATTAAGGTCATCAATGAGCCATCCGAGTTAGTACCTATGCTCAGATCGGTCGATACCCCCGTCAAAAGAGACGTGTTGAAAGAGGTGACCTTAGAATGGAAGACCGCTGACGAGATCGAAAAGAAATTCGGTCCGGAGGGCAGAGACGCCATTGTATTTTTTGAGAAGATGAAACTTGTAGAGACGCGTTGGCTGTCGACAAACGGAAACTATCCCGAAAAATCTTACCACACATACTACACTTCTTTCAACATTAACGCACAATGGCCGGTTTATGAGATAAGCGATGTTTTAGCTGCCGCCATGATGGATGAGGTAGAATATGCTGCAATAGAGGGAAAGATCCTTGAGCAGGTTGGTAAAGAGGGAAGATTCTCAGGTGACGTGGCCGAGGCACTTGGCCTATCATCTACAATGCTCAAGAGTTTGGTCCGCAGGTCTGTAAAGATGGATTATCGTGGGCACAGGATAGAACTCATCAGAGAAGAGTAA
- a CDS encoding PIG-T family GPI transamidase component codes for MAKEKPLELKWQCLNCYKVYEGPDAEQKALDCCGSFTQGWWANYSKWGKQKWYGR; via the coding sequence ATGGCGAAAGAAAAGCCCTTAGAACTAAAATGGCAGTGTCTCAACTGCTACAAAGTATACGAAGGACCAGATGCAGAGCAGAAGGCTCTCGACTGTTGTGGTTCCTTTACTCAGGGATGGTGGGCAAACTATTCCAAGTGGGGAAAACAGAAGTGGTACGGCCGTTAA
- a CDS encoding (Fe-S)-binding protein codes for MPRIQKELTACLQCGYCINVCEAHNQTPWESDTPRGKIYYLNQLSQADGLDKLLKREVSLSPYFVDAMYKCTGCGNCEVVCHAQIPLIELWESVRTWLVKEGVGPMKAHAGMAKKVEECHNPYGEPDTKRGDWWPSDVPKSDVPDVIFFAGCTGSYRQQGIPQNGARILARAGVKMNILGKDEWCCTSPLLRTGNTGFSLDSAEKIVEKADGMGAKDMVMTCSGCFKTVSTDFGKYYAKVGQNVYHFSQYTEMLINEKKLPLNNEFKAKVTYHDPCHLGRHMGVFESPRNVLKKIKGIELVEMEKSRENSRCCGAGGGYKSQYNDFAVNVAAERIRDAEETGAEILVTCCPFCVVNLSQGAAKIKSKIKVMDLSDILLQVTAPKVEEPKKDSCPPTASAPVVNTHQVDTPQAKPHIAAPSEKPKIEAAETLKAVDAPQAKPHIAAPVEKLKIEAVDPLKTSEPAARKTVIKESTDSMNDDEDMGDDLDKFTDNSPSALVRRAAWNKGLRCRKDYGEYTIPIAFVKSKVGVFILDEGKVDPKIQSALEADDWIVLNFKTKDVTNGEDQAAIIRTAVKDNLKILRKKKR; via the coding sequence ATGCCGCGTATCCAAAAGGAGCTCACTGCCTGTCTCCAGTGTGGTTACTGTATTAATGTCTGTGAAGCACACAACCAGACACCTTGGGAGTCCGACACACCTAGGGGGAAAATATACTACTTGAATCAGCTCTCCCAGGCCGACGGCCTAGATAAGCTTCTAAAAAGAGAGGTATCCCTAAGCCCCTATTTCGTTGATGCAATGTACAAATGTACAGGATGCGGCAACTGTGAAGTGGTATGTCACGCACAGATCCCACTTATCGAACTTTGGGAAAGCGTCAGAACATGGCTTGTAAAAGAAGGCGTAGGCCCGATGAAAGCTCACGCTGGAATGGCAAAGAAGGTTGAGGAATGCCACAACCCCTATGGAGAACCGGACACGAAAAGAGGAGATTGGTGGCCCTCAGATGTGCCTAAATCAGATGTGCCCGACGTAATATTCTTTGCGGGATGCACAGGATCATACAGGCAACAAGGAATTCCCCAGAATGGAGCTCGTATCCTCGCAAGAGCCGGTGTGAAAATGAATATTCTCGGAAAGGACGAATGGTGTTGCACATCTCCTCTTTTAAGAACTGGAAATACTGGTTTTTCACTTGACAGCGCCGAAAAAATCGTAGAAAAAGCAGATGGAATGGGTGCAAAAGACATGGTCATGACCTGCTCTGGATGTTTCAAGACCGTTTCAACAGATTTTGGAAAATACTATGCTAAGGTCGGACAGAATGTCTATCACTTCTCCCAATATACTGAAATGCTCATAAACGAAAAGAAATTGCCTCTTAACAACGAATTCAAAGCAAAAGTAACATATCACGACCCATGTCACCTAGGAAGACACATGGGCGTATTTGAATCACCCAGGAATGTTCTCAAGAAGATCAAAGGTATCGAACTTGTTGAAATGGAAAAATCCAGGGAAAATTCCAGATGTTGCGGTGCAGGAGGAGGTTACAAGAGCCAATATAACGACTTCGCCGTTAACGTTGCCGCAGAAAGGATCAGAGATGCGGAAGAAACTGGTGCAGAGATATTGGTCACATGCTGCCCATTCTGTGTTGTAAACCTGTCACAAGGTGCGGCCAAGATAAAATCCAAAATTAAGGTAATGGATCTATCTGACATACTTTTACAAGTGACAGCACCCAAAGTTGAAGAGCCAAAAAAGGATAGTTGCCCTCCAACAGCATCAGCACCTGTTGTGAACACACATCAAGTTGACACGCCACAGGCCAAACCGCATATAGCTGCTCCGTCGGAAAAACCAAAGATCGAAGCCGCTGAAACTTTGAAAGCGGTCGATGCCCCACAGGCCAAACCACATATAGCTGCCCCGGTAGAAAAACTAAAAATTGAGGCAGTGGATCCTTTAAAAACGTCCGAACCTGCCGCTAGAAAGACCGTTATCAAGGAATCGACAGATTCGATGAATGACGATGAAGATATGGGCGATGACCTGGATAAGTTTACCGATAACTCTCCGAGCGCACTTGTAAGAAGAGCAGCTTGGAACAAAGGACTCAGGTGCAGGAAGGACTATGGTGAATACACCATACCGATAGCATTCGTAAAATCCAAGGTTGGAGTTTTCATACTTGATGAGGGTAAGGTCGATCCCAAGATACAGTCCGCCTTAGAAGCGGACGATTGGATCGTTCTTAACTTCAAGACCAAAGACGTCACAAACGGTGAGGACCAGGCAGCTATAATTCGTACTGCTGTAAAAGACAACCTTAAGATCCTAAGAAAGAAGAAAAGATAA